In the genome of Manis javanica isolate MJ-LG chromosome 17, MJ_LKY, whole genome shotgun sequence, one region contains:
- the KCNG4 gene encoding voltage-gated potassium channel regulatory subunit KCNG4, with the protein MPVSFRSRGLLPGHHHPGSYSPLGQFSPGPVGPPCIKGLYYRRARKVGARAASPAADLTKEILVNVGGRRFLLPWSTLDEFPRSRLSKLKSCRSPEEIAQLCDDYDEDSQEFFFDRSPGAFGMIVSFLAAGRLALLRDMCALAFREELAYWGIEEARLERCCLRELLRRLEELAELRREGALHGQPGACRPAAAPSRWGLVLHWLRETVENPHSGLPGKVFACLSILFVATTAVSLCVSTMPDLRAEEDKGECSRKCYYIFIVETVCVAWFSLEFCLRFVQAQNKCQFFQGPLNIIDILAISPYYVSLVVSGEPQEDGERPGGSSYLEKVGLALRVLRALRILYVMRLARHSLGLQTLGLTVRRCTREFGLLLLFLCVAVTLFSPLVYVAEKESGRVLEFTSIPASYWWAVISMTTVGYGDMVPRSVPGQVVALSSILSGILIMAFPATSIFHTFSHSYLELKKEQDQVQARLCRLRHAAIAKEHGLLNDADNLVPERSGSPTKYVYLKTPPEYRETPHCPWLAGSRAPGHRRCGGGF; encoded by the exons ATGCCTGTGTCTTTCAGAAGCAGGGGCCTGCTCCCCGGACACCATCACCCTGGCTCCTACAGCCCCTTGGGTCAGTTCTCGCCCGGCCCCGTGGGGCCCCCGTGCATCAAGGGCCTTTACTACCGCAGGGCGCGGAAGGTGGGCGCCCGGGCCGCCTCCCCGGCGGCGGACCTGACGAAGGAGATCCTGGTCAACGTCGGGGGCCGGAGGTTCCTGCTGCCCTGGAGCACGCTGGACGAGTTCCCGCGGAGCCGCCTGAGCAAGCTCAAGTCCTGCCGCAGCCCCGAGGAGATCGCGCAGCTCTGCGACGACTACGACGAGGACAGCCAGGAGTTCTTCTTCGACAGGAGCCCCGGCGCCTTCGGCATGATCGTGAGCTTCCTGGCGGCCGGCAGGCTGGCGCTGCTGCGGGACATGTGCGCGCTGGCCTTCCGGGAGGAGCTGGCCTACTGGGGCATCGAGGAGGCCCGCCTGGAGCGCTGCTGCCTCCGGGAGCTGCTCCGCAGGCTGGAGGAGCTGGCCGAGCTGCGCAGGGAGGGGGCGCTGCATGGGCAGCCGGGGGCCTGCCGCCCGGCCGCCGCCCCCTCGCGCTGGGGGCTGGTCCTGCACTGGCTGCGGGAGACGGTGGAGAACCCGCATTCGGGGCTCCCCGGCAAGGTCTTCGCCTGCCTGTCCATCCTGTTCGTGGCCACCACGGCTGTCAGCCTGTGTGTCAGCACCATGCCCGACCTGCGGGCCGAGGAGGACAAG GGCGAGTGCTCTCGAAAGTGCTACTACATTTTCATCGTGGAGACCGTCTGCGTGGCCTGGTTTTCCCTGGAGTTCTGCCTGCGGTTTGTGCAGGCCCAGAACAAgtgccagttcttccaagggccCCTGAACATCATCGACATCCTGGCCATCTCCCCCTACTACGTGTCCCTGGTGGTGTCCGGCGAGCCCCAGGAGGATGGCGAGAGGCCAGGCGGGAGCTCTTACCTGGAGAAGGTGGGGCTGGCGCTGCGCGTGCTGCGGGCCCTGCGCATCCTCTATGTGATGCGCCTGGCGCGCCACTCGCTGGGGCTGCAGACTCTGGGCCTCACGGTGCGCCGCTGCACGCGCGAGTTCGGCCTgctgctcctcttcctctgcGTGGCCGTTACCCTCTTCTCCCCTCTGGTCTACGTGGCTGAGAAGGAGTCCGGGCGGGTCCTGGAGTTCACTAGCATCCCGGCCTCCTACTGGTGGGCCGTCATCTCCATGACGACGGTGGGCTACGGGGACATGGTGCCGCGCAGCGTGCCTGGCCAGGTGGTGGCCCTCAGCAGCATCCTGAGCGGGATCCTCATCATGGCCTTCCCAGCCACGTCCATCTTCCACACCTTCTCGCACTCCTACCTGGAGCTCAAGAAGGAACAGGACCAGGTGCAGGCTCGCCTGTGCCGCCTGCGACACGCGGCCATCGCCAAAGAACACGGCCTCCTGAATGATGCTGACAACCTGGTCCCGGAGAGATCCGGCTCGCCCACCAAATACGTTTATCTCAAGACCCCTCCTGAATACAGGGAAACCCCCCACTGCCCTTGGCTGGCAGGCTCAAGAGCACCAGGGCACAGACGGTGTGGTGGTGGTTTCTAG